In Brachypodium distachyon strain Bd21 chromosome 2, Brachypodium_distachyon_v3.0, whole genome shotgun sequence, one genomic interval encodes:
- the LOC100845986 gene encoding uncharacterized protein LOC100845986 yields the protein MEGMGSLFNIVSRILSDHPGPACRFHFDHIRLHKSKKRSAEEDTQIESWFRSRALANLEELDIFFVPFGWTTHAGTEKRFLLPSSVFHITSALVRASFGYCDFPNEVAHAIKFPLLKRLTLHHVSISDNVFSRMLSGCHVQETLHLEEMRDVPCLHITSSTLRSIGTSNLDKCELIIQDAPRLERLLLSCPGDETIRVIRAPKLEILGLLWPGISEIKIANLVFQGTNPASLKNPIRTVTVLALEFSRPNLDAVLEVLRCFPSLEKLYVNRETYMLQMKNVHPYDPLDPIECLENHLKKLVFRGY from the exons ATGGAGGGGATGGGCTCG CTCTTCAACATCGTCTCCAGGATCCTCTCCGACCACCCTGGCCCCGCCTGCCGCTTCCACTTCGACCACATCCGCCTCCACAAATCCAAAAAGAGGTCCGCCGAGGAAGACACGCAGATCGAGAGCTGGTTCCGCTCTCGTGCCCTTGCCAACCTTGAGGAGCTCGATATCTTCTTCGTGCCCTTCGGATGGACAACACATGCTGGGACCGAGAAGCGTTTCCTGCTGCCATCATCCGTGTTCCATATCACGTCAGCTCTCGTCAGGGCCAGCTTCGGCTACTGCGATTTCCCAAACGAGGTTGCTCATGCAATCAAGTTTCCCCTCCTGAAGAGGCTCACCCTACACCATGTTTCCATCTCCGATAATGTGTTCAGCAGGATGCTCTCTGGCTGCCATGTCCAGGAGACCCTGCATCTCGAGGAAATGCGTGATGTGCCTTGCCTCCACATTACGTCGTCAACTCTTAGGAGCATCGGCACTAGTAATTTGGACAAATGTGAATTGATCATTCAGGACGCCCCTCGCCTTGAGAGGCTGCTACTATCTTGTCCAGGCGATGAGACTATCCGGGTAATTAGGGCACCTAAACTGGAGATATTGGGCCTTTTGTGGCCCGGCATCTCCGAAATCAAGATTGCCAACCTTGTCTTCCAG gGAACGAACCCAGCCAGCTTGAAAAACCCAATTCGCACGGTGACAGTTTTGGCTCTCGAGTTTTCTCGCCCTAATTTGGATGCAGTTCTTGAAGTCCTGAGGTGCTTCCCTTCTTTGGAAAAGCTCTATGTCAAC CGGGAAACATACATGCTACAGATGAAAAATGTGCATCCATATGACCCACTAGATCCAATCGAATGCCTTGAGAACCATCTGAAAAAACTGGTGTTTAGAGGTTATTAA